A genomic region of Jeotgalibaca ciconiae contains the following coding sequences:
- a CDS encoding bacterial Ig-like domain-containing protein: MRIKSLINCSKVSLSLLLISQALLPTIVQAVELESSENISETEGLMEENVTDVISSYERELPIATITSDWSGTVFGDVGGQDKIVRENFEITENMDGTVKVKSANNRGKISGSTDGIAYYFQEIPTNADFEFHATAYVENFDANNQVSFGIMLRDEVYDYVNGTEYASGNHLSVGALDQTMKAFTREDGSLNKLHTFAGGSHSPNSGQSFDLSVKKMGSLFVLQVNGEEKIMEDYTGAVQYAGLFTSRNTEIIYSNLVLNVQESDESRYITELEVDSSEVKTTYLVNEELDLSALEVAAHYSDGTTEVIAAGDYLVTGFDSSVAGTNTIKIHYGGISTELNLNIEALMVTDLRIVYLPARTEYYLGDSFEEKGLIVEAEYNNGEIARLSREQYDIEVASLLEVPGEQIVTVISKETPTETAHFTIHVNEAELVQIEITKKPQKERYFLGETLDLDGMIVYAHYQDGTALRLMRNEYTVAELDTTTPGIKNLTVTHKGMEASFELLVKEKEFIGIAVQDYPKTTYTVGEVFIPDGLTVVKQYDNGDTELVSEEEYQLVVPSFSEAGTYRIEIQPSDPSITPVTLPVTIIDEVSYEWHAMRFGQSTSNEKNTVTVNEDGTVDIVALEGGGKVTGDHDGISFYYTEIDAAEDNFEISATIEVIEYAKNPHDGQESFGIMARDAIGNANDSSVFASNIAAIGGYSGGTRETNGIQLFTRTGVESFDGAGSQGIHSVMLDEHRPLGTYQLTLEKTNSGFIGSVNNGTEEMIFEPEILNVQDSKMYIGFYTARLATIQVSDIDFTVTKMSTDAPKVDPPAIAIEPGFTFTSLQRTSVEDYELRLKANVDGILTVKQGQETIASDIEIQAGEEPAFATTLTDDYTNFSVTFLPDDTQFLTSYEKIVKNFTVEKRTYEGDIIVSPEGDANGSGTIEDPLDIDTAIDFVNPGQKIIVQDGVYLRNAPLEIKKYNDGTEEAMKYLFAAKGANPVFDFDQKTEGGILSGDYWHIKGIDFRRSAGNTKGFVIGGSHNIIELAQFYENGDTGLQISRTDNSTNIEDWPSYNLMLNVTSFDNRDPSDNNADGFAAKLTSGVGNVFRGAIAYNNIDDGWDLYTKSGSGEIGAVLIEDSIAFNNGFVSYEYDGRGDGNGFKLGGEGIHVEHTIRNSYAFGNLAYGFTSNSNPGVIAENNIGFNNGSGNISFTTYPHIPTDFTIDGFVSYQKDFTEKDNYPADLEAVNNYFFDGEVSRNSSGVQLSDENFESLEFVPYERDEEGNIVWGTFLSFVPPVTDNPEEPENPEEGETPEGSEDPEGSDPIEEDEAGQPTDSTDSTEQPDETNSEETNEITDKNTAKEQDDQMEEAKNEKLPYAGLAQSPLKAIGLAFLVIGLGTLFFTQKRKAQE; encoded by the coding sequence TTGAGAATTAAATCTTTGATAAATTGTTCTAAGGTTTCTTTGTCGTTGCTGCTTATTTCTCAAGCATTGTTACCAACTATTGTGCAAGCAGTTGAATTGGAGAGTTCAGAAAACATTTCGGAAACGGAAGGCTTAATGGAGGAAAATGTAACCGATGTCATATCAAGCTATGAAAGAGAACTACCAATTGCCACGATTACGAGTGATTGGAGCGGAACGGTATTTGGTGATGTAGGCGGACAAGACAAGATTGTCCGTGAAAACTTTGAAATAACGGAAAATATGGATGGCACTGTCAAAGTAAAAAGTGCTAATAACCGTGGTAAGATTTCTGGAAGCACCGATGGAATCGCCTATTATTTTCAAGAAATACCTACGAATGCAGATTTTGAATTTCATGCAACCGCCTATGTAGAAAACTTCGATGCCAATAATCAAGTTTCTTTTGGGATTATGTTGCGAGATGAAGTTTATGATTATGTAAATGGAACGGAATACGCAAGTGGTAATCATCTTTCGGTTGGAGCCTTAGATCAAACGATGAAGGCTTTTACAAGAGAGGATGGAAGTTTAAATAAATTACATACATTCGCTGGAGGAAGTCATTCTCCTAATTCTGGACAAAGTTTTGATTTAAGTGTCAAGAAAATGGGTAGTTTGTTTGTTTTGCAAGTGAACGGTGAGGAAAAAATTATGGAGGATTATACAGGAGCAGTTCAATATGCAGGACTGTTTACCTCTCGAAATACAGAAATTATTTATAGTAACCTAGTTCTGAATGTTCAAGAATCAGACGAAAGTCGTTACATAACGGAGCTAGAAGTCGATAGCAGTGAAGTAAAAACCACGTACTTAGTGAATGAAGAATTAGATCTGTCTGCTTTGGAAGTAGCAGCACATTATTCTGATGGAACAACGGAAGTTATAGCTGCAGGAGATTATCTTGTTACAGGTTTTGATAGTAGCGTTGCAGGAACAAATACAATAAAGATTCATTACGGAGGAATATCAACAGAACTAAACCTCAACATTGAAGCTTTAATGGTCACAGATTTACGTATCGTTTATCTTCCAGCCAGAACAGAATATTATTTAGGAGACTCATTTGAAGAAAAGGGCTTGATTGTAGAAGCTGAGTATAACAATGGTGAGATTGCTCGCTTATCTCGTGAACAATATGATATTGAAGTAGCTAGTCTATTAGAAGTGCCGGGTGAGCAGATTGTAACGGTCATTTCAAAGGAAACACCAACTGAAACTGCTCATTTTACAATCCATGTAAATGAAGCCGAGTTGGTTCAAATAGAAATTACTAAAAAGCCTCAAAAAGAACGTTATTTTCTCGGTGAGACGTTAGACTTGGATGGCATGATTGTTTATGCTCATTACCAAGATGGAACTGCTTTACGCTTAATGAGAAATGAATATACGGTTGCAGAACTGGATACAACAACGCCTGGAATAAAAAACCTAACAGTAACACATAAAGGAATGGAGGCTTCTTTCGAATTGCTAGTAAAAGAGAAAGAATTTATTGGAATTGCCGTTCAGGATTATCCAAAAACGACTTATACTGTAGGGGAAGTATTTATTCCTGATGGGCTGACTGTTGTAAAGCAATATGACAATGGGGATACTGAACTGGTAAGCGAAGAGGAATATCAATTGGTTGTTCCTTCTTTCAGCGAAGCAGGGACCTATCGGATTGAAATCCAGCCAAGTGATCCAAGTATTACACCGGTAACTTTGCCTGTTACTATAATTGATGAAGTTAGTTATGAGTGGCACGCAATGCGATTTGGGCAATCAACTTCTAATGAAAAAAATACTGTTACAGTAAACGAAGATGGTACGGTAGATATTGTTGCTTTAGAAGGCGGAGGGAAAGTCACAGGTGATCATGATGGTATCTCCTTCTATTATACGGAGATTGATGCAGCCGAAGACAACTTTGAAATAAGTGCCACCATCGAAGTGATTGAATATGCTAAAAATCCCCACGATGGTCAAGAATCATTTGGTATTATGGCTCGAGATGCTATCGGAAACGCAAATGATTCAAGCGTATTTGCATCAAATATAGCAGCGATTGGCGGATATAGCGGCGGAACACGAGAAACAAATGGCATTCAACTATTCACACGTACTGGTGTTGAATCTTTTGATGGTGCAGGAAGCCAAGGGATTCATAGTGTGATGCTGGATGAACATCGTCCCCTTGGAACCTACCAATTAACATTGGAAAAGACAAACAGTGGTTTTATTGGAAGTGTGAATAATGGAACTGAAGAAATGATTTTTGAACCAGAAATTTTAAATGTTCAAGATTCTAAGATGTATATTGGTTTTTATACAGCACGTTTGGCAACCATTCAAGTAAGTGATATTGATTTTACAGTCACAAAAATGTCAACAGATGCACCAAAAGTTGATCCTCCCGCAATAGCGATTGAACCAGGATTCACATTCACATCGTTACAGAGAACATCTGTAGAGGATTATGAGCTACGATTAAAAGCAAATGTAGATGGAATTTTAACTGTAAAACAAGGGCAAGAAACCATTGCATCAGACATAGAAATACAAGCAGGAGAAGAACCAGCCTTTGCAACTACTTTAACTGATGATTATACGAATTTTAGTGTAACATTCTTGCCTGATGATACACAGTTTCTTACGTCCTATGAAAAAATCGTTAAAAATTTTACTGTTGAAAAACGTACGTATGAAGGAGATATCATCGTTTCACCAGAAGGAGATGCGAATGGAAGTGGAACAATAGAAGATCCACTTGATATTGACACAGCGATTGATTTTGTAAATCCGGGACAAAAAATCATTGTCCAAGACGGTGTGTATTTACGGAATGCACCACTAGAAATCAAAAAATATAATGACGGAACAGAAGAAGCTATGAAGTATCTCTTTGCTGCAAAAGGCGCGAATCCAGTCTTTGACTTTGATCAAAAGACTGAGGGGGGTATATTAAGCGGGGATTATTGGCACATAAAAGGAATTGATTTCCGTCGCAGCGCTGGAAATACAAAGGGCTTTGTTATTGGTGGAAGCCACAATATTATTGAGCTTGCTCAATTTTATGAAAATGGAGATACAGGATTGCAGATTAGCCGAACAGATAATTCTACTAACATTGAGGATTGGCCTTCCTATAACTTAATGTTGAATGTTACTTCCTTCGATAATCGAGACCCATCCGATAATAATGCAGATGGTTTTGCTGCGAAGTTGACCTCAGGTGTAGGAAATGTTTTCCGTGGTGCAATTGCCTACAATAATATCGATGATGGCTGGGACCTTTATACGAAATCAGGAAGCGGAGAAATTGGTGCCGTGCTCATTGAAGATAGTATTGCGTTCAATAATGGCTTTGTATCTTATGAATATGATGGAAGAGGAGACGGGAACGGATTTAAACTTGGCGGTGAAGGAATCCATGTAGAACATACCATTCGAAATAGTTATGCCTTTGGGAACTTGGCTTATGGATTTACTAGCAATAGTAATCCAGGAGTAATCGCGGAGAATAATATCGGCTTTAACAACGGTAGTGGTAATATCAGTTTTACAACGTATCCGCATATACCAACTGACTTCACTATCGATGGTTTCGTTTCTTATCAAAAAGATTTTACTGAGAAAGATAACTATCCAGCTGACCTTGAAGCGGTAAATAATTACTTCTTTGATGGAGAAGTATCAAGAAATAGTAGCGGCGTGCAGCTATCGGACGAGAACTTTGAAAGTTTGGAATTTGTTCCTTATGAGCGTGATGAAGAAGGAAATATTGTTTGGGGAACGTTCTTATCTTTTGTTCCTCCAGTTACTGACAACCCTGAAGAGCCCGAAAATCCAGAAGAAGGGGAGACACCAGAGGGTTCAGAAGACCCAGAAGGTTCAGATCCAATCGAAGAAGATGAAGCAGGACAACCAACTGACTCTACTGACTCGACGGAACAACCAGATGAAACGAATTCAGAAGAAACGAATGAAATAACTGATAAGAATACCGCAAAAGAACAAGATGACCAAATGGAAGAAGCAAAAAATGAAAAACTTCCATACGCAGGTTTGGCTCAAAGCCCATTGAAAGCAATTGGCTTGGCATTCCTAGTAATTGGACTGGGTACTTTATTCTTCACCCAAAAAAGAAAAGCACAAGAATAA